The segment TTGAAATATGGGTAGAGAAATCACGGCTGATGCTGAAGCCGTTTCATTGTCATTTTGCCTACCGACTTGTGCACTCGATACAAACGGAACACATATGTCGTTACCTGCGTCGTTCAGTCTGCCCTGCCGTTAAAAACAATAATGGCGTAATGTAATGTAACCGATTAATTGGCTAGCGTAGGCTAGGCGTAGCGTAATGTAACCGATTCATTGGCTCTTTCACGATAGCGAGAGATACGAAGATGTTGGAAGTCGAATGGTGTATTTTAGCCGAAATGCGCCAAGAGTTAGTCTAGATTTAGCGAAAATATGGGAATAAGTTGACTTCGTCAGTTATTCCGAGGGAATAATTCCTGATAACTCTTTTGTGGAATGTGgtagtggccctgaaaagggccgttttttAACGTAGACCAAATTTAGGcacgttctccacggatacggcgAGCCAGCTGAATGTCCTTGGGCATGAtagtgacacgcttggcgtggatggcgcacaggttggtatcttcgaaaagacCGACCAGATAGGCCTCGCTAGCTTCCTGTAGGGCCATGACAGCCGAGCTCTGGAAGCGCAGGTCagtcttgaagtcctgagcaaTTTCACGAACCAGGCGCTGGAAGGGCAGCTTGCGGATCAGCAGCTCAGTTGACTTCTGATAGCGACGGATTTCACGCAGAGCGACGGTTCCTGGCCGATAACGATGgggcttcttgactcctccggtagccggggcgctcttgcgagcggCTTTGGTAGCCAGCTGCTTGCGAGGAGCCTTTCCTCCAGTAGACTTACGGGCAGTCTGCTTGGTACGAGCCATTGTATGATGGTGAAGTTTGTTTTACAATCCAAACGAATGCGTTGAAACGAGGCGAAATAATGAGGGTCGAAAACTCGACGTCTACTTTTATATGCTTGTTTCGACGCAGGCAACCAATCAGAAGCCCCGAAAGAATAGGAAAAGCAAGAATGGCAAGAAGAAAGCACCCCTCGTGCGGGTATAAAAGTGGCAGTCCGCCAGCGGAAGGCATCAGTTTCATTACAACCGTAGTCGAACACCGAACTAAACATACAAAATGACTGGCCGTGGTAAGGGAGGCAAAGGACTAGGAAAAGGAGGCGCTaagcgtcatcgcaaggttttgcgtgaTAACATCCAGGGTATCACCAAGCCCGCCATCCGTCGTTTGGCTCGTCGTGGTGGAGTCAAGCGTATCTCTGGTCTTATCTACGAGGAAACCCGTGGAgtgctgaaggtattcctggaaaatGTCATTCGTGATGCTGTTACCTACACTGAACACGCCAAGCGTAAAACCGTAACCGCCATGGATGTTGTCTACGCTCTGAAGCGTCAGGGACGTACTCTGTACGGTTTCGGAGGTTAAATCGTATCCATATTTCCGCTctcaaaacggcccttttcagggccaccaaacacATTCCCAAAAGAGTTATCAGGTCAAAATTCAATTACTAATAGCAGTCTGCCATCGTACGGTGTTATGTATCCAACAAGCAAGTTTTTGATTGCCGTCATGAACGACTCGTAAACCCCTCCTCCCGACACATTCTCCGTTTCATTCGTAGCCATCAGGCTGTGTGTTTTGTTGTTGCTCTAGAGTTCAGATAAGTTTATTCCTGTTTTCCAAGTTTACGCTGTATTAGCAGAGCGAATACGATTAGCAGCTCGACGAAATCTCAAGAAACAGTTACTACCTAAATCGTTCGTTTTGACGCCTTCAACTATCCACACAAGTTCCATCTAGCTTCATACCACTCACGTGCATGCATCTCCTACCCGGACTTCATTGCCAGGTAGCAATCGTTCGTGCTGATTCTGCATAACTGTTGTTGTTGGGCATGCATCTCCTACCCGTGTCATTCGTAGCCATCAGGCTGTGTGTTTTGTTGTTGCTCAAGAGTTCAGATAAGTTTA is part of the Aedes aegypti strain LVP_AGWG unplaced genomic scaffold, AaegL5.0 Primary Assembly AGWG_AaegL5_hic_scaff_1910_PBJ_arrow, whole genome shotgun sequence genome and harbors:
- the LOC110680846 gene encoding histone H3, which codes for MARTKQTARKSTGGKAPRKQLATKAARKSAPATGGVKKPHRYRPGTVALREIRRYQKSTELLIRKLPFQRLVREIAQDFKTDLRFQSSAVMALQEASEAYLVGLFEDTNLCAIHAKRVTIMPKDIQLARRIRGERA
- the LOC110680853 gene encoding histone H4, with amino-acid sequence MTGRGKGGKGLGKGGAKRHRKVLRDNIQGITKPAIRRLARRGGVKRISGLIYEETRGVLKVFLENVIRDAVTYTEHAKRKTVTAMDVVYALKRQGRTLYGFGG